One part of the Gemmatimonadota bacterium genome encodes these proteins:
- a CDS encoding nucleotidyltransferase domain-containing protein, whose protein sequence is MVRRIVERFAPERILLFGSYAGGDAGPDSDVDLLVVMPVRGSRREKAVEIGVALHDIRVPKDIIVTTPEDFEWRREMVGTIERRAARGGRLLYLRE, encoded by the coding sequence ATGGTTCGGCGGATCGTAGAGCGTTTTGCCCCCGAGCGGATCCTTCTCTTCGGCTCCTACGCCGGCGGCGATGCAGGGCCTGACAGCGACGTCGACCTGCTCGTCGTCATGCCTGTCCGGGGATCGCGCCGCGAGAAGGCGGTCGAGATCGGGGTCGCGCTCCATGACATCCGTGTACCCAAGGATATCATTGTGACGACTCCCGAAGACTTCGAGTGGCGCAGGGAAATGGTCGGCACGATCGAACGGAGGGCGGCGCGAGGAGGACGGCTACTCTATCTGCGGGAGTGA